In Candidatus Korarchaeota archaeon NZ13-K, a single genomic region encodes these proteins:
- a CDS encoding ATP-dependent DNA ligase produces MGRGPDKLLSMMDVAGEMLLGELAALAKRIASTSSRLEKVELVASMIRETDPEEAEKALLILTGRIFHPHDPRELNVSWATLWRVVESLTGDVEVEGADAGEMVESALRGRRIRQTPLLDEGLTVRRVYEMLEAMASAEGPGSRGRREEILRSLLSVCSPEEAWLLSNAIVGEPRLGLSEGLLIDAIARAYRIRRELVERAAMVMGDPYEIVASSGRLEFEPKVFRALRPMLAQSVGDVREALAELGRCSFEYKLDGARVQVHLRGDEVRIFSRRLADVTASIPDVVSSVREGLGVREAIVEGEVIAERDGRPLPFQVLMRRFRRVKVDPELIEEIPLVLYLFDALLIEGRSLLNEEYSHRRSLLERFAGEPLKLVPSIVTSSADEAESFLRSALEAGHEGVMAKKLSSPYVPGVRGRHWLKVKGSHTLDLVIVAAERGYGRRHRWYSDYYLAARDEGTNELLVVGKTFKGLTDEEFEWITRRLEELAIRRRGKLIEVRPEIVVEVEFNEVQRSPKYRSGYALRFARIRRIRDDKTPEDVDTLGRIREIYMRSRGESSDASSSSKDQL; encoded by the coding sequence ATGGGAAGGGGACCGGATAAACTTTTATCGATGATGGATGTTGCAGGAGAGATGCTACTGGGAGAGCTCGCGGCACTGGCCAAGAGGATAGCATCCACGAGCTCTAGGCTTGAGAAGGTGGAGCTGGTCGCCTCGATGATAAGGGAAACAGATCCCGAGGAGGCTGAGAAGGCCCTCCTCATTTTGACTGGCCGCATATTCCACCCTCACGATCCGAGGGAGCTCAACGTCTCCTGGGCGACCCTCTGGAGGGTGGTGGAGTCCCTGACGGGTGATGTCGAGGTTGAGGGCGCGGATGCGGGCGAGATGGTCGAGTCGGCGCTCAGGGGGAGGAGGATCAGGCAGACCCCTCTCCTGGATGAGGGGCTCACGGTGAGGAGGGTCTACGAGATGCTTGAGGCGATGGCATCGGCTGAGGGCCCGGGATCAAGGGGAAGGAGGGAGGAGATCCTGAGGAGCCTCCTCTCAGTGTGCAGCCCGGAGGAGGCTTGGCTCCTCTCGAACGCGATAGTGGGGGAGCCCAGGCTCGGGCTGAGTGAGGGCCTACTCATCGATGCGATCGCCAGGGCCTACAGGATAAGGAGGGAGCTTGTGGAGAGAGCTGCCATGGTCATGGGGGATCCATACGAGATAGTTGCCTCCTCCGGGAGGCTGGAGTTCGAGCCCAAGGTGTTCAGGGCCCTCCGCCCCATGCTAGCCCAGTCCGTGGGTGACGTCAGGGAGGCCTTGGCGGAGCTGGGCAGGTGCTCATTCGAGTACAAGCTGGACGGGGCCAGGGTGCAGGTTCACTTGAGGGGCGATGAGGTCAGGATCTTCTCGAGACGCCTGGCGGATGTCACGGCCAGCATTCCAGATGTCGTGAGCTCCGTGAGGGAGGGGCTGGGGGTGAGGGAAGCGATAGTGGAGGGCGAGGTCATAGCTGAGAGGGACGGAAGGCCTCTCCCGTTCCAGGTCCTCATGAGGAGGTTCAGGAGGGTTAAGGTTGATCCTGAATTGATCGAGGAGATCCCCCTGGTCCTCTATCTCTTCGACGCCCTGCTGATAGAGGGTAGGAGCCTCCTGAATGAGGAGTACTCCCACAGGAGGAGCTTACTAGAGCGATTCGCGGGGGAGCCGCTGAAGCTCGTCCCATCCATCGTCACATCCAGCGCGGATGAGGCCGAGTCATTCCTGAGGTCCGCGCTGGAGGCGGGGCACGAGGGGGTGATGGCAAAGAAGCTGAGCTCTCCCTATGTGCCGGGGGTGAGGGGCAGGCACTGGCTGAAGGTGAAGGGATCTCACACGCTCGATCTAGTCATAGTGGCGGCTGAGAGGGGATACGGCAGGAGACACAGGTGGTACAGCGATTACTACCTGGCCGCCAGGGATGAGGGGACGAACGAGCTCCTGGTCGTGGGGAAGACCTTCAAGGGGCTGACGGATGAGGAGTTCGAGTGGATTACCAGGAGGCTCGAGGAGCTCGCGATAAGGAGGAGGGGGAAGTTGATAGAGGTGAGGCCCGAGATAGTCGTCGAGGTGGAGTTCAACGAGGTTCAGAGGAGCCCGAAATACAGGAGCGGTTACGCCCTGAGGTTCGCGAGGATAAGGAGGATAAGGGATGACAAGACCCCGGAGGATGTTGACACGCTGGGCAGGATCAGGGAGATTTACATGAGGTCCAGGGGAGAGAGCTCGGATGCTAGCTCGTCCTCCAAAGATCAGCTATGA
- a CDS encoding alcohol dehydrogenase, whose protein sequence is MRAVVIRRHGGPEVLEYDESYPEPELGPNDVLVEVRAAAMNHLDIWVRMGLRGVTLPRILGSDIAGVVREVGGAVSDVRVGQEVIVAPGYGCGKCEYCLSGRESMCRQYRMPGYHVDGGYAELTAHPERAILGKPSNLSFEEAASIPMVFLTSWHMLRTLADLKEGEWVLVWGAGSGVGISSIQIAKLHGARVIATVGDDWKVERAYGIGADHVINRKREDVVAKVRELTGEGVDVVVDSVGSATWMTSLKCLRVGGRMISVGATSGEQATIDVRYVFSRQLRIIGSYMGSRAELMQVLRFFEAGRLKPVIDSVFKLEEARKAHERMERSDMFGKIVIVPR, encoded by the coding sequence ATGAGGGCTGTGGTTATACGCCGGCACGGGGGCCCTGAGGTCCTCGAGTACGATGAGAGCTACCCCGAACCCGAGCTGGGACCGAATGACGTGCTCGTAGAGGTCAGAGCGGCCGCAATGAACCACCTCGACATATGGGTCAGGATGGGCCTGAGGGGGGTCACCCTCCCCAGGATACTCGGCTCCGATATAGCGGGCGTCGTCAGGGAGGTCGGGGGAGCTGTCAGCGACGTGAGGGTTGGTCAGGAGGTGATAGTGGCTCCCGGCTACGGCTGCGGGAAATGCGAGTACTGCCTGAGCGGTAGGGAGAGCATGTGCAGGCAGTACAGGATGCCAGGCTATCACGTGGATGGAGGATACGCTGAGCTCACGGCCCATCCGGAGAGGGCCATCCTGGGTAAGCCAAGCAACCTGAGCTTTGAGGAGGCGGCATCGATTCCCATGGTCTTCCTGACATCTTGGCACATGCTGAGGACCCTGGCGGATCTCAAGGAGGGGGAGTGGGTGCTCGTCTGGGGCGCGGGAAGCGGTGTGGGGATCTCCTCGATACAGATAGCCAAGCTTCACGGCGCCAGGGTCATAGCCACGGTAGGGGACGATTGGAAGGTGGAGAGGGCCTATGGCATAGGGGCTGATCATGTCATAAACAGGAAGAGGGAGGACGTCGTCGCCAAGGTCAGGGAGCTCACCGGAGAGGGGGTTGATGTTGTGGTGGACTCGGTGGGCAGCGCCACCTGGATGACAAGCCTCAAGTGCCTCAGGGTTGGGGGAAGGATGATCAGCGTGGGCGCCACCTCGGGGGAGCAGGCGACGATAGACGTGAGGTACGTCTTCTCGAGGCAGCTGAGGATAATCGGATCATACATGGGGAGCAGGGCGGAGCTGATGCAGGTACTCAGGTTCTTCGAGGCCGGAAGGCTCAAGCCCGTTATAGACTCAGTATTCAAGCTGGAGGAAGCCAGGAAGGCTCATGAGAGGATGGAGAGGAGCGATATGTTCGGGAAGATAGTGATCGTTCCGAGGTGA
- the metG gene encoding methionine--tRNA ligase subunit beta, with product MIPLFDVEDFWKFDLRVGRVLGAERIPQSRKLIKLEVDFGSERRTVVTGIADQVSPEQLIGKKMIFVLNLKPKRLMGVESRGMLLLAEEEGGRVHLIEVPEEVPEGTKVW from the coding sequence GTGATTCCTTTGTTTGATGTCGAGGACTTCTGGAAGTTCGACCTCAGGGTCGGGAGGGTTCTGGGGGCCGAGAGGATACCCCAGTCGAGGAAGCTGATTAAACTGGAGGTCGATTTCGGAAGCGAGCGAAGGACTGTCGTGACGGGCATAGCGGATCAGGTGAGTCCGGAGCAGCTGATAGGTAAGAAGATGATATTCGTGCTCAACCTTAAGCCCAAGAGGCTGATGGGCGTCGAGAGCAGGGGGATGCTCCTGCTCGCTGAGGAGGAGGGCGGAAGGGTCCACCTCATAGAGGTGCCGGAGGAGGTCCCAGAGGGAACGAAGGTTTGGTGA
- a CDS encoding dihydrodipicolinate synthase family protein, giving the protein MAMRFHGIIPPHVTPFTREGELDLASLDRLLDFWLDSKVHGLASCASNGEGPMLDEDERERVLRFVVDKVGGGVPVIAGVSSPSTRAILRQVRQAERVGVDGILLTPPYYFKPSPRELLEHYRLILGSTGLPVILYNVTKFVGYDVPLDVVVRLADEENFAGIKESSGLIWRISELIRLLDGRGSVLAGTGDLVLDTLVLGGHGGIVAVSIFAPELVVDLYNSFMAGDLRRASRIQLTLTMLNEVVVKRYNQLSATKEALRLRGLPGGYARMPSQPLSEEEREEVRRALQSAGLL; this is encoded by the coding sequence ATGGCGATGAGGTTTCATGGGATAATACCACCCCACGTGACCCCTTTCACCAGGGAAGGGGAGCTGGATCTGGCTTCCCTGGACAGGCTCCTCGACTTCTGGCTGGATTCGAAGGTGCACGGTTTGGCCAGCTGCGCGAGCAACGGGGAGGGTCCGATGCTCGATGAGGATGAGAGGGAGAGGGTTCTCAGGTTCGTCGTGGACAAGGTCGGGGGAGGGGTCCCAGTCATAGCGGGCGTGAGCAGCCCCTCGACCAGGGCTATACTGAGGCAGGTGCGGCAGGCCGAGAGGGTCGGCGTCGACGGGATCCTCCTGACCCCACCCTACTACTTCAAGCCGAGCCCGAGGGAGCTGCTGGAGCACTACAGGCTCATCCTCGGATCCACAGGCCTCCCGGTGATACTCTACAACGTCACTAAGTTCGTCGGTTACGACGTGCCCTTGGACGTCGTGGTCAGGCTGGCGGATGAGGAGAACTTCGCCGGAATAAAGGAGTCAAGCGGGTTGATCTGGCGCATCTCAGAGCTGATAAGGCTTCTCGATGGGAGGGGCTCCGTGCTGGCCGGAACCGGGGATCTCGTCCTAGACACCTTGGTCTTGGGAGGCCATGGCGGAATAGTAGCCGTCTCCATATTCGCCCCAGAGCTTGTGGTGGACCTCTACAACTCATTCATGGCCGGGGACCTGAGGAGGGCCTCCAGGATACAGCTGACCCTGACCATGCTGAACGAGGTCGTGGTCAAGAGGTACAACCAGCTGAGCGCCACCAAGGAGGCCCTGAGGCTGAGGGGGCTCCCCGGCGGATATGCGAGGATGCCATCGCAGCCGCTCAGCGAGGAGGAGAGGGAGGAGGTGAGGAGGGCCCTCCAGTCAGCTGGGCTCCTCTGA